In a genomic window of Lycium ferocissimum isolate CSIRO_LF1 chromosome 9, AGI_CSIRO_Lferr_CH_V1, whole genome shotgun sequence:
- the LOC132029242 gene encoding profilin-4-like, which yields MSWQTYVDDHLMCEVEGGGHLTAAAIVGHDGSVWAQSANFPKFKAEEMKAILTDFDQPGHLAPTGLFLGGTKYMVIQGEPGAVIRGKKGSGGITIKKTNQALLFGIYDEPVTPGQCNLIVERLGDYLIDQDL from the exons ATGTCGTGGCAAACGTACGTAGATGACCATTTGATGTGTGAAGTTGAAGGTGGTGGCCACCTTACTGCCGCCGCCATCGTTGGCCACGATGGCTCCGTTTGGGCACAAAGTGCCAATTTCCCTAAG TTTAAAGCAGAGGAGATGAAGGCTATATTGACTGATTTTGATCAGCCAGGCCATCTAGCACCAACAGGATTATTTCTTGGAGGAACAAAATACATGGTGATTCAAGGAGAGCCTGGTGCTGTCATTCGTGGAAAAAAG GGTTCAGGAGGAATAACTATCAAGAAGACAAATCAAGCTTTGTtatttggtatatatgatgAGCCTGTTACTCCTGGACAATGCAATTTGATTGTTGAGAGATTGGGAGATTATCTCATTGATCAAGACCTCTAG
- the LOC132030952 gene encoding profilin-1-like, protein MSWQTYVDDHLMCDIEGNHLSAAAIVGLDGAVWAKSATFPEFKPAEINAILNDFNEPGSLAPTCLHLGGTKYVVIQGEAGAVVQGKKGPGGITIKKTNQALLIGIYDEPMTPGQCNLVVERLGDYLYDQGY, encoded by the exons ATGTCGTGGCAAACATATGTTGATGACCACCTAATGTGTGACATCGAAGGTAACCACCTCAGTGCCGCCGCTATTGTCGGTCTTGACGGCGCCGTTTGGGCTAAAAGTGCCACTTTCCCTGAG TTCAAACCCGCAGAGATTAACGCCATCCTGAATGATTTTAATGAGCCCGGTTCACTTGCTCCAACTTGCTTGCATCTTGGTGGCACAAAATACGTGGTCATTCAAGGGGAAGCAGGGGCAGTCGTTCAAGGAAAGAAG GGACCGGGTGGTATTACTATCAAAAAGACTAATCAGGCTCTACTTATTGGTATCTATGATGAACCAATGACTCCTGGTCAGTGTAACTTGGTTGTTGAGAGGCTTGGCGATTATCTCTATGATCAAGGTTATTAA
- the LOC132030953 gene encoding glucan endo-1,3-beta-glucosidase 13-like, whose translation MARKFSIIFAACLLLMILGICRASKVGVCYGRNADDLPTPDKAVQLIQMHNIKYVRIYDSNIQVLKAFANTGIELMIGIPNSDLLPFAQFQSNANTWLKNSILPYYPATKITYITVGAELTEAPNSTSALVVAAMQNVLTALKKAGLHKKIKVSSTHSLGVLSRSFPPSAGAFNSSHAYFLKPMLEFLAENKSPFMIDLYPYYAYRDSSTNVSLDYALFEASSEVIDPNTGLLYTNMFDAQLDAINYALMALNFKTVNIMVTETGWPSKGSPKETAATPDNAQTYNTNLIRHVVNNTGTPAKPGGAVDVYVFSLFNENRKPGLASERNWGLFFPDQTSVYNLDFTGKGVVDMTGNTTGSNGTSWCIASASASEADLKNALSWACGSGNVDCSAIQPSQPCFEPDNLASHASYAFNSYYQQNGATDIACSFGGVGVRTNKNPSYDNCLYATTGGKKAIAGNATAASPSNSSSSSPQRSYQWTQHLLVAFPLFLLVPF comes from the exons atggCAAGGAAATTCAGTATAATATTTGCAGCTTGTTTGCTGTTAATGATTCTTG GCATTTGCAGAGCAAGCAAAGTTGGAGTTTGCTACGGACGAAATGCTGATGATCTTCCAACGCCTGATAAAGCTGTGCAGCTCATTCAAATGCACAACATTAAATATGTAAGGATATACGACTCTAACATCCAGGTCCTGAAGGCCTTTGCCAACACCGGAATCGAGCTTATGATCGGAATTCCAAACTCAGATTTGCTTCCGTTTGCTCAGTTCCAGTCTAATGCCAATACATGGTTAAAAAACAGCATACTTCCTTACTATCCAGCCACAAAAATCACTTACATAACTGTTGGTGCTGAACTCACGGAAGCCCCGAATAGTACGTCCGCTCTGGTGGTCGCTGCAATGCAAAACGTGTTAACGGCTTTGAAAAAAGCCGGTCTTCATAAGAAGATTAAAGTCTCTAGTACCCATTCCTTGGGTGTATTATCCCGGTCATTCCCGCCTTCGGCAGGAGCATTTAACAGTAGTCATGCATATTTTCTTAAACCGATGTTGGAATTCCTCGCAGAGAATAAGTCACCTTTTATGATCGACTTATATCCGTATTACGCATATCGAGACTCTTCTACCAATGTGTCCTTGGACTATGCGTTATTCgaggcatcctctgaagtgaTCGATCCGAACACGGGGCTACTCTACACGAACATGTTCGATGCCCAGCTTGATGCTATTAACTATGCGTTAATGGCTCTAAATTTCAAAACGGTTAATATCATGGTGACCGAGACAGGCTGGCCGTCTAAAGGATCTCCGAAAGAAACGGCTGCAACTCCAGATAATGCTCAGACTTACAACACAAATTTGATCCGACATGTTGTCAACAATACCGGAACACCCGCAAAGCCGGGAGGGGCAGTCGATGTTTATGTTTTCTCGTTGTTCAACGAGAACAGGAAGCCTGGTTTAGCATCCGAGAGGAACTGGGGTTTATTTTTCCCGGACCAGACAAGTGTATATAACCTCGATTTTACTGGAAAGGGTGTTGTAGACATGACTGGAAATACTACCGGTTCAAATGGAACGTCGTGGTGCATTGCTTCAGCTTCTGCATCTGAAGCGGATCTTAAGAATGCGTTGAGTTGGGCTTGTGGTTCTGGAAATGTAGACTGCTCCGCTATACAACCGAGTCAACCGTGTTTTGAGCCTGATAACCTTGCATCACATGCTTCTTATGCGTTCAACAGTTACTACCAGCAAAATGGAGCCACTGATATTGCTTGCAGTTTTGGAGGAGTTGGCGTTAGAAcaaacaagaatccaa GTTATGACAACTGTCTCTATGCAACGACTGG TGGTAAAAAAGCTATTGCTGGTAATGCAACGGCGGCTAGTCCTTCCAACTCTTCATCATCATCCCCTCAAAGGAGTTACCAGTGGACTCAACATCTACTTGTGGCTTTTCCTTTGTTCCTCCTAGTACCCTTCTGA
- the LOC132030954 gene encoding arginine--tRNA ligase, chloroplastic/mitochondrial-like isoform X2, translating into METDKEIIGSQKQQLAKLFEESLKTAFPDVSDVQPLIAICNDAKHGDYQCNNAMSLWNKLKGKGTQLKGPQPVGKAIIENLPASEMIEKCSIAGPGFVNIVLARQWIAKSLQKMLIDGIETWAPKLPVKRAVVDFSSPNIAKEMHVGHLRSTIIGDTLARMLEFSNVEVLRRNHVGDWGTQFGMLIEFLFDQFPNWEADSTPAIGDLEGFYKASKQRFDSDAEFKERAQKAVVSLQGGEEKYRKAWAQICEISRKEFQKVYERLGVHLEEKGESFYNPYIPKALELLNEKGLIEESEGARVIFIEGKKIPLIVVKRDGGFNYASTDLTALWYRLNEEKADWMIYVTDVGQREHFEMFFSAAKRAGWLPSNDKDYPKASHVGFGLVLGEDGKRFRTRSTEVVKLVDLLDEAKSRCKSALEERGKGKEWTAEELERTAEAVGYGAVKYADLKNNRLTNYTFNFDQMLSDKGNTAVYLLYAHARICSIIRKSGRDIEELKKSGAIDLAHPDERMLGLHLLQFAEIVEEASTNLLPNLVCEYLYNISEDFTGFYTNCQVVGSAEETSRLLLCEATAVVMRKCFHLLGITPVYKI; encoded by the exons ATGGAAACT GATAAAGAAATTATTGGGAGTCAAAAGCAGCAATTAGCAAAGCTATTTGAGGAATCACTTAAAACAGCATTCCCTGATGTTTCAGATGTGCAGCCTTTGATTGCTATTTGCAATGATGCAAAACATGGTGACTATCAATG CAATAATGCAATGAGCTTGTGGAATAAACTTAAAGGCAAAGGTACACAATTGAAGGGTCCTCAACCTGTTGGAAAG GCAATTATAGAGAATCTTCCTGCATCAGAAATGATAGAGAAGTGTTCTATAGCAGGACCCGGTTTTGTTAATATTGTATTAGCAAGGCAATGGATAGCAAAG AGTCTTCAAAAGATGCTAATAGATGGCATAGAGACATGGGCACCAAAGCTTCCTGTTAAAAGGGCCGTCGTTGACTTTTCGTCACCCAATATAGCAAAAGAGATGCATGTGGGTCATTTAAGATCTACTATAATTGGAGACACTCTGGCCCGTATGCTGGAGTTTTCCAATGTTGAAGTTCTTCGGAGAAACCATGTGGGTGACTGGGGCACACAG TTCGGAATGTTAATTGAGTTCCTTTTTGATCAATTTCCTAATTGGGAAGCTGATAGTACCCCAGCTATTGGAGATTTGGAG GGATTCTATAAGGCTTCAAAACAAAGATTTGACAGTGATGCTGAATTCAAGGAAAGGGCGCAAAAGGCGGTCGTTAGTCTTCAG GGCGGTGAGGAGAAGTATAGGAAGGCATGGGCACAAATATGTGAGATCAGCCGAAAAGAATTTCAAAAGGTTTATGAGAGACTTGGGGTTCACTTAGAGGAAAAG GGTGAAAGCTTTTACAATCCGTATATTCCCAAGGCTTTAGAGTTGCTTAATGAGAAGGGATTAATTGAAGAAAGTGAAGGTGCTCGTGTCATCTTTATTGAAGGGAAGAAAATACCTCTTATTGTTGTGAAGAGGGATGGTGGTTTCAACTATGCTTCAACCGATCTTACCGCTCTATG GTATCGACTGAATGAAGAAAAAGCAGACTGGATGATATATGTGACTGACGTTGGACAGCGAGAGCACTTTGAGATGTTCTTTTCT GCTGCAAAACGTGCGGGCTGGCTTCCTTCAAATGACAAAGATTACCCCAAAGCCAGTCATGTAGGATTTGGTCTAGTTTTAGGAGAAGATGGGAAACGGTTCCGTACTCGAAGTACTGAGGTGGTTAAGCTTGTTGATTTGCTTGATGAGGCCAAAAGCCGGTGTAAATCAGCACTTGAAGAGAGAG GTAAGGGTAAAGAATGGACGGCCGAGGAACTGGAGCGAACTGCTGAGGCTGTAGGATATGGTGCTGTTAA ATATGCTGACCTGAAGAACAACAGGTTGACCAACTACACCTTTAACTTTGATCAGATGCTTAGTGACAAG GGAAATACCGCTGTTTATTTGCTGTACGCGCATGCTCGCATTTGTTCAATCATCAGGAAGTCTGGTAGAGATATAGAAGAGTTAAAAAAG AGTGGGGCAATAGATTTGGCTCATCCAGATGAACGTATGCTAGGTCTCCATTTGCTCCAGTTTGCTGAA ATTGTTGAAGAAGCTTCTACCAATCTTTTGCCAAACTTGGTGTGTGAATATCTTTACAATATATCTGAAGACTTCACTGGATTCTATACCAACTGTCAG GTCGTTGGCTCGGCCGAGGAAACAAGCAGACTCTTGCTGTGTGAGGCAACAGCAGTTGTCATGAGGAAGTGTTTCCATCTGTTGGGCATCACTCCTGTTTACAAAATTTAA
- the LOC132030954 gene encoding arginine--tRNA ligase, cytoplasmic-like isoform X1, producing the protein MSSFTLSLKIPPLLSLSPPPSTKQFINPSFSHFFLNTRILRATSRRFFGAVEVSSRTISTMETDKEIIGSQKQQLAKLFEESLKTAFPDVSDVQPLIAICNDAKHGDYQCNNAMSLWNKLKGKGTQLKGPQPVGKAIIENLPASEMIEKCSIAGPGFVNIVLARQWIAKSLQKMLIDGIETWAPKLPVKRAVVDFSSPNIAKEMHVGHLRSTIIGDTLARMLEFSNVEVLRRNHVGDWGTQFGMLIEFLFDQFPNWEADSTPAIGDLEGFYKASKQRFDSDAEFKERAQKAVVSLQGGEEKYRKAWAQICEISRKEFQKVYERLGVHLEEKGESFYNPYIPKALELLNEKGLIEESEGARVIFIEGKKIPLIVVKRDGGFNYASTDLTALWYRLNEEKADWMIYVTDVGQREHFEMFFSAAKRAGWLPSNDKDYPKASHVGFGLVLGEDGKRFRTRSTEVVKLVDLLDEAKSRCKSALEERGKGKEWTAEELERTAEAVGYGAVKYADLKNNRLTNYTFNFDQMLSDKGNTAVYLLYAHARICSIIRKSGRDIEELKKSGAIDLAHPDERMLGLHLLQFAEIVEEASTNLLPNLVCEYLYNISEDFTGFYTNCQVVGSAEETSRLLLCEATAVVMRKCFHLLGITPVYKI; encoded by the exons CAGCTTTACTTTGTCTCTCAAAATTCCACCATTACTTTCACTTTCTCCGCCTCCTTCTACTAAGCAATTTATAAACCCCAGTTTCTCACATTTTTTCCTCAATACCC GTATTCTCAGAGCAACATCTAGGAGATTTTTTGGTGCGGTAGAAGTATCTTCAAGGACAATATCAACCATGGAAACT GATAAAGAAATTATTGGGAGTCAAAAGCAGCAATTAGCAAAGCTATTTGAGGAATCACTTAAAACAGCATTCCCTGATGTTTCAGATGTGCAGCCTTTGATTGCTATTTGCAATGATGCAAAACATGGTGACTATCAATG CAATAATGCAATGAGCTTGTGGAATAAACTTAAAGGCAAAGGTACACAATTGAAGGGTCCTCAACCTGTTGGAAAG GCAATTATAGAGAATCTTCCTGCATCAGAAATGATAGAGAAGTGTTCTATAGCAGGACCCGGTTTTGTTAATATTGTATTAGCAAGGCAATGGATAGCAAAG AGTCTTCAAAAGATGCTAATAGATGGCATAGAGACATGGGCACCAAAGCTTCCTGTTAAAAGGGCCGTCGTTGACTTTTCGTCACCCAATATAGCAAAAGAGATGCATGTGGGTCATTTAAGATCTACTATAATTGGAGACACTCTGGCCCGTATGCTGGAGTTTTCCAATGTTGAAGTTCTTCGGAGAAACCATGTGGGTGACTGGGGCACACAG TTCGGAATGTTAATTGAGTTCCTTTTTGATCAATTTCCTAATTGGGAAGCTGATAGTACCCCAGCTATTGGAGATTTGGAG GGATTCTATAAGGCTTCAAAACAAAGATTTGACAGTGATGCTGAATTCAAGGAAAGGGCGCAAAAGGCGGTCGTTAGTCTTCAG GGCGGTGAGGAGAAGTATAGGAAGGCATGGGCACAAATATGTGAGATCAGCCGAAAAGAATTTCAAAAGGTTTATGAGAGACTTGGGGTTCACTTAGAGGAAAAG GGTGAAAGCTTTTACAATCCGTATATTCCCAAGGCTTTAGAGTTGCTTAATGAGAAGGGATTAATTGAAGAAAGTGAAGGTGCTCGTGTCATCTTTATTGAAGGGAAGAAAATACCTCTTATTGTTGTGAAGAGGGATGGTGGTTTCAACTATGCTTCAACCGATCTTACCGCTCTATG GTATCGACTGAATGAAGAAAAAGCAGACTGGATGATATATGTGACTGACGTTGGACAGCGAGAGCACTTTGAGATGTTCTTTTCT GCTGCAAAACGTGCGGGCTGGCTTCCTTCAAATGACAAAGATTACCCCAAAGCCAGTCATGTAGGATTTGGTCTAGTTTTAGGAGAAGATGGGAAACGGTTCCGTACTCGAAGTACTGAGGTGGTTAAGCTTGTTGATTTGCTTGATGAGGCCAAAAGCCGGTGTAAATCAGCACTTGAAGAGAGAG GTAAGGGTAAAGAATGGACGGCCGAGGAACTGGAGCGAACTGCTGAGGCTGTAGGATATGGTGCTGTTAA ATATGCTGACCTGAAGAACAACAGGTTGACCAACTACACCTTTAACTTTGATCAGATGCTTAGTGACAAG GGAAATACCGCTGTTTATTTGCTGTACGCGCATGCTCGCATTTGTTCAATCATCAGGAAGTCTGGTAGAGATATAGAAGAGTTAAAAAAG AGTGGGGCAATAGATTTGGCTCATCCAGATGAACGTATGCTAGGTCTCCATTTGCTCCAGTTTGCTGAA ATTGTTGAAGAAGCTTCTACCAATCTTTTGCCAAACTTGGTGTGTGAATATCTTTACAATATATCTGAAGACTTCACTGGATTCTATACCAACTGTCAG GTCGTTGGCTCGGCCGAGGAAACAAGCAGACTCTTGCTGTGTGAGGCAACAGCAGTTGTCATGAGGAAGTGTTTCCATCTGTTGGGCATCACTCCTGTTTACAAAATTTAA